One region of Nitrospinota bacterium genomic DNA includes:
- a CDS encoding glycosyltransferase family 39 protein: protein MLTSLQNLLNKKTNNQLVFLWLIVCFFALSYKLGEVPPYHSDENYYVESVRTMVESGDYLTPMYHDEKRFAKPILYYWLMSVSYKIFGVSLVSARLTSVFFGTLTIALLYFLSNRLFEEQTALYSALILPAMYMHFQISRWATTDIVMNFFILLSIYYFLCSYKNDFKGKAEISLFYLAAAMGFMTKGPPAVIIPILTAVIFLLITGRGVWSKMQIGKGLVILALVILPWFSIMFFLHGDEFKNHIVGAEITNRLVHDTPFSLYFFGALFRYNLPWILFFLVVFFHQSGLQSCFIRPASGLSGYLKNVSHSISNHIKVLFRKVNEPILFCYIWIFVCLALFTIVRTEHSRYMLPASPAVAMIVAKFFSDLRYADLGRAGYKLSSLVTAVIFFGIAITSGGALYVLNQIYDIPYVYFLLSAVFLVAGICIIRLVKKRQYGKQVFVISFSLVFAFSFLSGEIIPHINRYPMKKFSTKIIAENNSAYVAVYQLGNQRARLGVLTGQKVFGLSQPNEVQKFVDTDEQVFIVMREKSFKENFSSLPLKVLEQDIAWLRGDFDRKKIEGFISKGESGEISELTEKIYLLSNK, encoded by the coding sequence ATGTTGACCTCCCTCCAAAACCTTTTAAATAAGAAGACAAATAATCAATTGGTATTCCTCTGGTTGATTGTGTGTTTCTTTGCCTTGTCGTATAAGCTGGGAGAGGTCCCTCCTTATCATAGTGATGAAAACTACTATGTTGAATCCGTTCGTACCATGGTCGAATCAGGAGATTACCTCACTCCCATGTACCACGATGAAAAGAGGTTTGCTAAGCCTATCCTTTACTACTGGCTGATGTCTGTTTCTTACAAGATATTTGGTGTTAGTTTGGTTTCGGCCCGATTGACTTCCGTGTTTTTTGGGACCCTGACGATTGCTCTTCTTTATTTTCTTTCTAACCGATTGTTTGAAGAGCAGACAGCATTATACAGTGCTTTAATCCTGCCAGCCATGTATATGCATTTTCAGATTTCAAGATGGGCAACGACTGACATAGTGATGAATTTTTTTATTCTTTTGTCGATCTATTATTTTTTATGCTCATATAAAAATGACTTTAAAGGTAAGGCCGAAATCAGTCTGTTTTATCTTGCTGCGGCTATGGGCTTCATGACAAAGGGGCCCCCGGCAGTCATCATTCCCATTCTTACGGCAGTAATATTTTTGCTTATAACCGGACGAGGGGTCTGGTCAAAAATGCAAATTGGGAAGGGTCTTGTGATTTTAGCTTTGGTGATCCTTCCATGGTTTTCAATAATGTTTTTTCTTCATGGAGATGAGTTCAAGAATCATATTGTTGGAGCTGAGATCACCAACAGGCTTGTTCATGACACCCCATTCAGCCTCTACTTTTTTGGGGCGTTGTTTCGATATAATTTACCTTGGATATTGTTTTTTCTGGTAGTATTTTTCCACCAATCAGGTCTTCAAAGTTGTTTCATTAGGCCCGCTTCTGGGCTAAGTGGATATTTAAAGAATGTTTCCCATAGTATCAGTAATCATATAAAAGTTCTGTTCAGAAAGGTAAATGAACCCATATTATTTTGTTATATCTGGATTTTTGTATGCCTTGCTCTTTTCACAATTGTAAGGACAGAGCATAGTCGCTATATGTTGCCGGCCTCCCCGGCGGTTGCCATGATTGTTGCAAAGTTTTTTTCGGATTTAAGATATGCAGACTTGGGCAGGGCGGGCTATAAATTATCTTCTTTGGTCACAGCTGTAATATTTTTCGGGATCGCAATAACTTCAGGTGGGGCGCTGTATGTTCTTAACCAAATTTATGATATCCCATATGTATATTTCCTGTTGTCAGCGGTTTTCCTTGTGGCCGGTATTTGTATCATCAGGCTTGTTAAGAAGCGCCAGTATGGAAAACAGGTCTTCGTGATTTCCTTTTCTCTGGTTTTTGCATTCTCTTTTTTAAGTGGTGAGATTATTCCACATATTAACCGTTATCCAATGAAAAAGTTTTCCACGAAAATAATTGCGGAAAATAATTCGGCTTATGTAGCGGTGTATCAGTTGGGGAACCAAAGAGCAAGGCTTGGTGTGCTGACTGGGCAAAAGGTCTTCGGGCTTTCACAGCCAAATGAAGTTCAGAAATTTGTTGATACAGATGAGCAGGTTTTTATAGTTATGCGGGAAAAAAGTTTCAAGGAAAACTTTTCCAGCCTTCCTTTAAAGGTTTTAGAGCAAGATATTGCTTGGTTGAGGGGAGATTTTGATAGGAAAAAAATTGAAGGGTTTATCAGTAAAGGCGAGTCTGGAGAAATTTCAGAACTTACAGAAAAAATTTATTTATTGTCAAATAAGTAA
- a CDS encoding glycosyltransferase family 39 protein, whose translation MNSTLNDKRFQVSFLIFSSLLIFLGRQLDTGITNFDDAYYAQKAKEILESGSFWIITFSGAPTFDNTPLPLWFTALAFSMFGVSSYSAIFSSALFATGIVLITYKLSVLLYKDYWVGFASAFVLLFPGIFVDASRRGMVDIPLAFFVTLSFYAYLKTRDNKRWYIIFGLSTAGAILSKSVLGLFPLVIVGTFFILSKQWKEIINPWFIAGCLIALFLGFSWHIINWQHFGQGFIGSHFGWIIMGRSFGGAKEPFYFLGYTKDFLRNYWPWLPFALWGLIQFGKRGFIERDKVSLLLFLWPVITLLIMSSSKNQTLRYLLMIFPALAIICAKTISDWLGPDKKNYAMGIMVSVVAITILFINATFFQVKVTLAQSSKEVRELAATINLNTPENQTIGNYYLTASNPRLALRFYSDRDIETNVIRDPEQLIEILSSNPTKTWLGSTPELKKLINLYPEKIYLIEANDKYAFFTSMINQDKISYDFSKIRPPIIK comes from the coding sequence TTGAATTCAACTCTTAATGACAAGAGGTTTCAGGTTTCATTTCTGATTTTTTCCTCGCTCTTAATATTCCTGGGCCGACAACTGGACACAGGCATCACTAATTTTGACGATGCCTATTACGCCCAGAAGGCAAAGGAGATTTTAGAATCCGGATCCTTTTGGATCATCACTTTTTCCGGAGCACCGACCTTTGACAACACTCCCCTTCCTCTCTGGTTTACAGCTTTGGCATTCAGCATGTTTGGGGTATCCAGTTATTCCGCGATTTTCTCTTCAGCCCTGTTTGCAACTGGAATCGTTCTGATCACGTATAAATTGAGTGTATTGCTTTATAAAGATTACTGGGTCGGTTTTGCCTCAGCTTTTGTTTTACTTTTTCCAGGGATATTTGTCGATGCTTCCCGTAGAGGAATGGTCGATATTCCCCTGGCGTTTTTTGTCACACTATCATTTTATGCTTATTTAAAAACCAGGGATAACAAGCGCTGGTATATAATCTTTGGTCTCTCTACCGCAGGAGCAATACTGTCAAAAAGTGTTCTTGGACTCTTTCCCCTGGTTATCGTCGGAACATTTTTCATTTTAAGCAAACAATGGAAAGAAATCATAAATCCATGGTTTATAGCGGGATGCCTAATAGCTCTTTTTTTAGGGTTCAGTTGGCACATTATAAATTGGCAGCACTTCGGCCAGGGCTTTATTGGCAGTCACTTCGGATGGATAATTATGGGCAGGAGTTTTGGCGGAGCCAAAGAACCCTTTTATTTTTTGGGATATACAAAAGACTTTTTGAGAAATTACTGGCCCTGGCTTCCTTTTGCGTTATGGGGTCTAATACAATTTGGGAAACGCGGATTTATTGAGAGAGACAAAGTATCCTTATTGCTCTTCCTTTGGCCTGTTATCACTTTATTGATAATGAGTTCGAGTAAAAACCAGACACTCCGTTATTTGCTCATGATTTTTCCTGCTCTCGCCATCATATGCGCAAAAACTATCTCTGACTGGCTGGGCCCTGACAAAAAAAATTATGCCATGGGTATAATGGTCAGTGTCGTTGCTATAACCATTCTATTTATTAACGCGACTTTTTTTCAGGTCAAAGTTACTTTAGCGCAAAGCAGTAAAGAAGTCAGGGAATTGGCTGCCACAATAAACCTCAATACCCCCGAAAATCAGACAATAGGAAACTACTATCTCACAGCATCAAACCCCAGATTGGCATTGCGGTTTTATTCTGATCGTGACATTGAAACGAATGTTATACGCGACCCTGAACAGTTAATAGAAATTCTATCCTCTAATCCAACAAAGACATGGTTAGGGTCCACCCCCGAGCTCAAGAAGCTGATAAATCTTTACCCTGAAAAAATTTATCTAATTGAAGCCAATGACAAATACGCATTTTTTACTTCAATGATAAACCAGGACAAAATAAGTTACGATTTTTCAAAAATTCGACCACCTATAATCAAATAA